The stretch of DNA ATTCCCGCGCCGATGCCGATGCCCCCCGCCAGGCCGCCCACCGCACCCTTCAGGGCGTCTTCGGCGTCGCGGGAAAGTTGGCGGCCCAGTTCGTGCTCTGTGGTGGTCTCCAGATGGTCACGGGCGCTTCCAGCAATCCCTTCCAGCAAGGCTCCCCGGTCATAGCTGAAGCGCGTGCGGGCCACCTCGTTGCTGGGCTGGCGGCGAATCAGGAAGGCCTGCACGTCTTCCCAGAAGTGCAGATTGGCTTCGACAAAGCGGTCGATCATGGTGCCGAACTGGCGGTCAATGGCGTCAGGCAGGTCAGCTACAGCCTCGCGCCGGAAGGCGTCTTCTATGTCCCGGCTGTTGATCAGGCCGCGCAGATTGCGGAAGGTCAGCTTAGAATCTATGAATTTGTCGGCCCGCACCTCGAATTCGCTGAGCAGGCGGCCCATGCGGTTCAGTTGGCCGTCCAGTTCGCCCAGCATGGTCTCGCGGTGGCGTTCGCGCTGGCCCTCCAGATCACGCAAAATCGCCACATCTTCGCCTAAGGTCTGGCGGGCGGCGTGGGCGCGGGTTTCCTCGCCGCTCAGGATTTCGGCGGCGGTGCCCAGCGGAGAAGCCAGTTTTAATCGGGTTCGCTCGGTATCCGAGAGCCGCAGCTTCAGCACTTCGCGCAGGGCATGAAAGCCCGGATCGCCGCCGCGCTGCTCCCCCCGCGCACTGATCAGCAGCACGGGCGGCGTGAGGCCCAGCACGCCGCGTGCGCCCGCTTCTACAAACTCGCGCACCTGTGCTTTCTGGGCCTGCGTTTCCAGCAGGTCGGACTTGTTGACCACCATGATCACGCTCCGGCCCCAGCGGGCAGCCAGACTGAGGAACTGGCGTTCGGACTCGGTAAAGGGGCGGTCGGCACTGGTCAGAAACAGCACCAGGTCGGCACGCGGCAAAAACCCTTCCGTGAGCGCCTGATGCTGCCGAATAATCGCGTTGGTACCGGGGGTGTCCACCAACGCCACGCCCTCCAGACTGGGCAGCGGATAGGTCAGGCGGCTCACGAACGGATCACGGGTAGGCTCCATCGCGCCGGGTTTTTCGCCGTGTACCAGCACATAAATCCGGTCTGTGGTGGGCGTCACGCCTTCAGGCAGCACCGACGCGCCCAGCAGGGCATTCACGAAACTGCTTTTGCCCGCATTGAACTCGCCGACCACCACCAGCAAAAACACCTCATCCAGTGATCGTGTAGCGGTGCGGGCGTAGTCCACGGCTTCCGGCGGTGCGCCCTGCGTTTCCAGAAACGCCTGAAGATCGGCCAGCAACGTGCGCTCTCGCGTGAGGATGTCTTGAACCCGGTCGGAAACCAGCATGACTACAGGGTACGCCGTAGGGTGGTGGGCAAAGCTGACCGGAGGTTGGGAATTGGGAATGAAACGGGGTTCCGTTCTGCAAAACCAGAGGTGGCACACCGCTAGACTCCTGCTATGTCGCCCGACGCCTCCTCTCCCCTTTCCCGCGCCGAACTGCGCCGCTATTCCCGGCCCCTGCTGGTTCCAGAATGGCAGGAAGCGGGCGCACAGGAGCGGCTGAGGGCGGCCTCGGTACTGGTAGTGGGCGCGGGCGGACTGGGCGGCCCAGTGGCGCTGCAACTGGCGGGAGCGGGTGTGGGGCGGCTCGTGGTGGCCGATGCCGACACTGTAGACGTGAGCAATCTGCACCGCCAGACCCACTTTGAGTTGGCCGACGTGGGGCGCAGCAAAGCAGCGGTAGCGGCGGCGCGGGCACAGGCCATCAACCCGTTTGTCCGGGTAGCTACTGCGCCCATGCTGACCGAAGACAACGCCGACGCCCTGATTGCCGACGTGGATTTGATCATGGACGCCACCGACAATTTCGAGGCCCGCTATGCCATCGCAGATGCCTGCACGCGGGCCGGGAAAACCTCGGTGTGGGGGGCGGCCAGCGGCAGCACTGGGCTGGTCAGTGTATTCGGGCCTGATCCAATCAGAAGTCGGGCAGCACTGGGGCTCCGCGACGTCTTCCCCATACCCGAAGGGGCCGAATCCTGCGCTGAAGCTGGAGTGCTGGGGCCACTGCCCACGATCGTGGGCGGAATGATGGCGTTAGAGGCGCTGAAGGTGCTGGGTGGAATCGGCGAAAGGCTATGGGGGCGAATCTGGACGTTCGATGCCCTCTCCGCAGACGTGCGAGTGCTGAAATTGCGCCCTGCCGCCTCCGTGATGGGGGCAACCAAGACTTAATCATCTACTCATTCTTTGCTCACTTATATTTCCCAGTTTAAGGGAGATTTTTCACATTATCACTGCTTTTGTCGCCACGGGAACAGCAGGTAAATACCGTGAAATACCTCCGCCAGCGCACCTTTCCGAATTTGCTTAAGCCCAAACGTGTGTTACTGTCCATTTGAGCTGAACAACTGCTCACAATTCATCCTCCGGAGGCCTACCCATGACCAAAAGCACCAAACCTGCCGCCAAGAAACCTGCTGCCAGCAAGACTGCCCCCAAAGGGACAGGCAAGGCTTCTAATACGGCCACAGCACCTGCCGACGCCTCCAAAGTCGCTAAGACACAGATCATCGATCTGGTCGCCGATGCCACGAGCCTTAGCAAGAAGCAGGCTGCCGAAGCCGTATCCAGCATGCTTGATCTGGTCGTTGCTGCCCTGAAAGACGGCAAAAGCGTAGGCCTCCCCGGTTTAGGCACCCTCAGCGTGGCTGCGACCGCCGAGCGTCAGGGCGTGCGCCCCGGTACCAGCGACAAAATCACCATTCCTGCAGGTAAGAAAGTACGCTTTAAAGTGGCCAGCACGCTCAAGGGCACACTCTAACCTTTACCATTCTTCCTGCGCTTCAGTCATCCTCAGCATTTGGGGGTGATTTTTTTGTTGCTTCTTGGCGACCTCCACTGTAGTTGCTTCCACCCTGATGGGTTTAACAAAGCAGTTTATAAAACTTGTATACTACTCAGGTTCCAGTACGGAGACCTTTGCACCGTGACCGAAACTTTATGCAGACTTCATCTGGACGCAACTTCTGGCCCTTTTGTCATTCGTCCTACATGCCCTGCCCTGTACTGCC from Deinococcus sp. QL22 encodes:
- a CDS encoding dynamin family protein — protein: MLVSDRVQDILTRERTLLADLQAFLETQGAPPEAVDYARTATRSLDEVFLLVVVGEFNAGKSSFVNALLGASVLPEGVTPTTDRIYVLVHGEKPGAMEPTRDPFVSRLTYPLPSLEGVALVDTPGTNAIIRQHQALTEGFLPRADLVLFLTSADRPFTESERQFLSLAARWGRSVIMVVNKSDLLETQAQKAQVREFVEAGARGVLGLTPPVLLISARGEQRGGDPGFHALREVLKLRLSDTERTRLKLASPLGTAAEILSGEETRAHAARQTLGEDVAILRDLEGQRERHRETMLGELDGQLNRMGRLLSEFEVRADKFIDSKLTFRNLRGLINSRDIEDAFRREAVADLPDAIDRQFGTMIDRFVEANLHFWEDVQAFLIRRQPSNEVARTRFSYDRGALLEGIAGSARDHLETTTEHELGRQLSRDAEDALKGAVGGLAGGIGIGAGIGALIGASALDFTGGILAGLTLGSLGLFVLPNKRVQAQRGLRQKIATLRAALEQIVRREYEREQERADARLRDAISPYTRFTEQEQARLAGAEVRAAQLRATLEGLQTEVKALG
- a CDS encoding HesA/MoeB/ThiF family protein; this encodes MSPDASSPLSRAELRRYSRPLLVPEWQEAGAQERLRAASVLVVGAGGLGGPVALQLAGAGVGRLVVADADTVDVSNLHRQTHFELADVGRSKAAVAAARAQAINPFVRVATAPMLTEDNADALIADVDLIMDATDNFEARYAIADACTRAGKTSVWGAASGSTGLVSVFGPDPIRSRAALGLRDVFPIPEGAESCAEAGVLGPLPTIVGGMMALEALKVLGGIGERLWGRIWTFDALSADVRVLKLRPAASVMGATKT
- a CDS encoding HU family DNA-binding protein, with the protein product MTKSTKPAAKKPAASKTAPKGTGKASNTATAPADASKVAKTQIIDLVADATSLSKKQAAEAVSSMLDLVVAALKDGKSVGLPGLGTLSVAATAERQGVRPGTSDKITIPAGKKVRFKVASTLKGTL